Proteins encoded together in one Bacteroides ovatus window:
- a CDS encoding L-lactate permease has translation MTLILAVIPVLLLIILMAFFKMSGDKSSIISLIVTMLIALFGFAFSVDNLFYSFLYGALKAVSPILIIILMAIFSYNVLLKTEKMEIIKQQFASISTDKSIQVLLLTWGFGGLLEAMAGFGTAVAIPAAILISLGFKPIFSATVSLIANSVATAFGAIGTPVLVLAKETNLDVLHLSTNVVLQLSVLMFLIPLVLLFLTDSKLKSLPKNIFLALLVGGVSLASQYVAAKYMGAESPAIIGSILSIIVIVIYGKLTASKEEKARKSHLKTKDILNAWSIYLLILFLIILTSPLFPGLRHTLENNWITRISLPINASTVNYTISWLTHAGVLLFIGTFIGGLIQGAKVKDLFIVLWNTVKQLKKTFITVICLVGLSTIMDSSGMIAVIATALATATGSLYPLFAPVIGCLGTFITGSDTSSNILFGKLQASVAGQIHVSPDWLSAANTVGATGGKIISPQSIAIATSAGNQQGKEGEILKAAIPYALIYVAITGIIVYIFS, from the coding sequence ATGACCTTGATCCTTGCTGTTATTCCAGTGTTACTGTTGATTATACTGATGGCATTTTTTAAAATGTCAGGTGATAAAAGTAGTATCATTTCTCTGATTGTGACGATGCTGATTGCTCTTTTCGGCTTCGCTTTCTCGGTAGACAATCTGTTTTACTCCTTTTTATATGGAGCATTAAAAGCTGTCTCTCCTATCTTAATCATTATTTTGATGGCTATTTTCAGTTATAATGTATTGTTGAAAACTGAAAAGATGGAGATTATCAAACAGCAATTCGCATCTATTTCTACCGATAAAAGTATTCAGGTGTTATTACTGACTTGGGGATTTGGAGGTCTATTGGAAGCTATGGCCGGCTTCGGAACAGCAGTAGCTATTCCGGCGGCAATTCTTATCAGTCTAGGATTCAAGCCTATCTTTTCGGCAACGGTGAGTCTGATTGCCAATAGTGTAGCCACTGCTTTCGGAGCAATCGGAACTCCGGTATTAGTATTGGCCAAAGAAACGAATTTGGACGTATTGCATCTTAGTACGAATGTCGTATTGCAATTATCCGTTTTAATGTTCCTGATTCCGCTGGTTCTACTTTTCCTTACTGATTCCAAACTTAAGTCGCTCCCGAAAAATATATTCCTGGCTTTATTGGTAGGCGGAGTCTCTTTAGCCAGCCAATATGTGGCAGCAAAATATATGGGTGCTGAATCTCCGGCCATAATCGGCAGTATTCTTTCTATTATCGTAATCGTTATTTATGGAAAACTTACTGCATCCAAAGAAGAGAAAGCACGAAAAAGCCATCTGAAAACGAAAGATATATTAAATGCATGGAGCATTTATTTACTGATTCTGTTTCTGATTATCTTAACCAGTCCCCTCTTTCCGGGATTACGTCATACATTAGAGAATAACTGGATTACGAGAATCAGCCTTCCTATCAATGCGTCCACCGTTAATTATACTATTTCCTGGCTGACCCATGCCGGAGTATTGCTTTTCATCGGTACTTTTATCGGTGGATTGATTCAGGGGGCTAAAGTAAAAGATCTGTTCATCGTTCTTTGGAATACCGTGAAGCAGTTGAAGAAAACATTCATTACGGTTATCTGCCTCGTGGGGTTATCTACTATTATGGATAGTTCCGGAATGATCGCCGTGATTGCCACAGCACTGGCTACGGCTACCGGAAGTTTATACCCGTTATTTGCTCCGGTTATCGGTTGTTTGGGAACGTTTATCACCGGAAGCGATACATCTTCCAACATCCTTTTCGGAAAGTTGCAAGCAAGTGTGGCTGGGCAAATTCATGTCAGTCCGGATTGGCTGTCTGCTGCAAATACAGTAGGTGCTACAGGGGGTAAGATTATCTCTCCACAAAGTATTGCCATTGCTACTTCTGCCGGAAACCAACAGGGAAAAGAAGGTGAAATACTGAAAGCAGCTATTCCTTATGCTTTAATATATGTGGCGATTACAGGAATTATTGTTTATATTTTCAGTTAA
- a CDS encoding WG repeat-containing protein, whose translation MKRQDKVGVVMKDGEQLIPCEYDSISSWWEYGPSAHYVVKDKKVGIIDYIGKVLLPTEYDSLDYVTKDVVIVTKDSKYGAVDINNRLVLPFEYDDIRFDIEEWCATGYEYIRYIYVRKDKRYYKYDRETPIMEVMLQKSIIDKIFKNYL comes from the coding sequence GTGAAGAGGCAGGATAAGGTGGGAGTGGTGATGAAGGATGGTGAGCAGCTAATTCCCTGCGAGTATGATTCGATTTCTTCATGGTGGGAATATGGGCCTTCCGCGCATTATGTTGTGAAAGATAAAAAAGTGGGAATTATTGATTATATCGGTAAAGTATTACTTCCTACAGAATATGATAGTTTGGATTATGTAACTAAAGATGTTGTAATAGTAACTAAGGATAGTAAATATGGAGCTGTTGATATAAATAATAGATTAGTGCTTCCTTTCGAATATGATGATATTAGATTTGATATTGAGGAATGGTGTGCTACAGGTTATGAGTATATTAGATATATTTATGTGCGTAAAGATAAGAGATATTATAAATATGATAGAGAAACACCTATTATGGAAGTGATGCTTCAGAAAAGTATAATAGATAAGATATTTAAAAATTATTTGTAG
- a CDS encoding AAA family ATPase: MNWKLIEDKSWCSLEQQFEWVREMNTVQQDIRYHAEGSVAEHTRMVLEALQQSSAYHSLSTLEKELIWTSALLHDVEKRSTSVDEGERRVSAKGHARKGEYTVRTILYRDCPAPFHIREQIASLVRYHGLPVWLMEKPDSVKKLCEASLRVDTSLLKMLADADIRGRICEDKNELLEALELFEIFCREQDCWKKPREFATDYARFHYFHTEDSYIDYVPHEQFKCEVTMLSGLPGMGKDYYIQSAGIDVPVVSLDVIRRKHKLSPTDKSANGWVVQTAKEEARTYLRKGQDFVWNATNITRQMRAQLIGLFVDYGAKVKIVYLEQPYHIWRQQNKSREYALPESVLDKMLDKLEVPQLAEAHEVVYHVV; the protein is encoded by the coding sequence ATGAATTGGAAATTGATAGAAGATAAATCGTGGTGCTCACTCGAACAACAGTTCGAGTGGGTGCGCGAAATGAATACTGTTCAGCAGGATATTCGTTATCATGCCGAGGGCAGTGTAGCCGAACATACCCGTATGGTGTTGGAGGCATTGCAGCAGTCTTCCGCTTATCATTCTCTTTCTACTTTGGAGAAAGAACTTATTTGGACATCTGCCTTGTTGCATGATGTTGAAAAACGTTCAACTTCCGTGGATGAAGGAGAGAGGCGGGTATCTGCTAAAGGACATGCCAGAAAAGGAGAGTACACTGTCCGCACTATTTTATACCGGGATTGTCCTGCTCCATTCCATATCCGGGAACAGATTGCATCTTTAGTCCGGTACCATGGATTACCTGTTTGGCTGATGGAGAAGCCTGACTCTGTGAAGAAACTCTGTGAAGCTTCTTTACGGGTAGATACTTCATTGCTAAAGATGTTGGCCGATGCTGATATCAGAGGACGCATTTGTGAAGATAAGAATGAACTGCTGGAAGCACTGGAACTGTTTGAGATTTTCTGCCGTGAACAGGATTGTTGGAAGAAACCAAGAGAATTTGCCACTGATTATGCACGTTTTCATTACTTCCATACTGAAGACAGTTATATCGATTATGTCCCTCACGAACAGTTTAAATGTGAAGTGACGATGTTGTCAGGACTTCCGGGAATGGGGAAGGATTATTATATTCAATCTGCTGGCATAGATGTTCCGGTGGTGAGTTTGGACGTCATTCGTCGAAAACACAAATTGAGTCCTACGGATAAGTCTGCGAATGGATGGGTAGTGCAAACAGCGAAAGAGGAAGCCAGAACGTATCTCCGCAAAGGTCAGGACTTTGTTTGGAATGCTACTAACATAACTCGTCAGATGCGTGCCCAATTGATTGGTTTGTTTGTTGATTATGGTGCAAAAGTAAAGATAGTCTATCTGGAACAACCATACCACATTTGGCGTCAACAAAATAAAAGCAGGGAATATGCACTTCCTGAATCTGTTTTAGATAAAATGTTGGATAAACTGGAGGTTCCTCAACTGGCGGAAGCGCATGAAGTCGTATATCATGTGGTATAA
- a CDS encoding RNA ligase family protein, producing MISEKYGRTYHYPFSPGTTSDDRINHTYWEDIQRIRTLVHTEKLDGENNCLSQWGVFARSHAAPTTSPWTRQLRERWELIKNDLGDIEIFGENLYAVHSIEYQRLETHFYVFAVRCMDQWLSWEEVKFYAALFDFPTVPELKIESVSGLTPELLKQEIIRMSQEPAIFGSCEPWTKEVCTREGVVSRNVGEYLVSEFAHNVFKYVRKGHVKTDEHWTRNWKRAPLVWEFNNEKEE from the coding sequence ATGATATCAGAGAAATATGGTCGCACTTATCACTATCCGTTCTCTCCCGGAACGACTAGTGACGACCGGATTAACCATACGTATTGGGAGGACATCCAACGGATTCGGACATTGGTGCATACCGAGAAGCTGGATGGAGAGAATAATTGTTTAAGTCAGTGGGGTGTTTTTGCCCGTTCGCATGCTGCTCCTACTACTTCACCTTGGACGAGGCAACTGCGTGAGCGTTGGGAATTGATAAAGAATGATTTGGGTGATATAGAAATCTTTGGAGAGAATCTATATGCCGTACATTCCATAGAATATCAGCGATTAGAAACGCATTTTTATGTTTTTGCAGTCCGCTGTATGGATCAGTGGCTGTCGTGGGAAGAAGTAAAGTTTTATGCAGCTTTATTCGACTTTCCTACTGTTCCGGAGTTGAAGATAGAGTCTGTTTCCGGTTTGACACCGGAACTATTAAAACAGGAAATCATCCGTATGTCACAAGAACCGGCTATCTTCGGCTCTTGTGAACCGTGGACGAAAGAGGTTTGTACCCGTGAGGGAGTAGTCAGCCGCAATGTCGGAGAATATCTGGTAAGCGAATTTGCACATAATGTATTTAAGTATGTGCGGAAAGGACATGTTAAAACAGACGAGCATTGGACACGTAACTGGAAGCGTGCCCCGCTTGTTTGGGAATTTAATAATGAAAAGGAGGAATAA
- a CDS encoding RtcB family protein — protein MGIRLKDLSKLGYRDNVARSLVVDIVSKHCKYDTKEQIEMTLSDILEHPESYKNNEIWNKLAERLSPTIIAKEFIAYDLLDEPLMYKTYGGKFIETLAKQQMNLAMRLPVTVAGALMPDAHAGYGLPIGGVLATDNVVIPYAVGVDIGCRMSLTVFDASADFLKRYTYQMKEALKDFTHFGMDGGLGFEQEHEVLDREEFRLTPLLRDLHGKAVRQLGSSGGGNHFVEFGEIALQENNVLNLPEGNYLALLSHSGSRGLGAAIAKHYSLLAREVCRLPREAQHFAWLDLNTEAGQEYWMSMDLAGDYARACHERIHLNLAKALGLKPLANVNNHHNFAWREEIAPGRMAIVHRKGATPAQKGQAGLIPGSMATAGYLVCGKGMEAALNSASHGAGRAMSRQKAKDSFTQSALKKLLSQAGVTLIGGSVEEMPLAYKDIDRVMYTQETLVEVQGKFMPRIVRMNKE, from the coding sequence ATGGGAATACGATTAAAAGATTTAAGCAAACTGGGATACCGGGATAATGTTGCCCGTAGTCTGGTAGTGGACATTGTGAGCAAACATTGCAAATACGACACTAAAGAACAGATTGAAATGACATTGAGCGATATACTCGAGCATCCCGAATCTTACAAAAATAATGAAATTTGGAATAAGCTGGCCGAACGCCTTTCGCCTACTATCATAGCGAAAGAGTTTATAGCTTATGATTTATTGGATGAGCCGTTGATGTATAAAACCTATGGAGGTAAATTTATCGAAACGCTTGCCAAACAACAGATGAACCTGGCTATGCGCTTACCTGTAACGGTGGCCGGAGCATTGATGCCTGACGCTCATGCCGGATACGGGTTACCTATCGGTGGAGTGCTTGCTACGGATAATGTAGTGATTCCGTATGCCGTAGGCGTTGATATCGGTTGTCGGATGAGCCTGACGGTATTTGATGCCAGCGCTGACTTCCTGAAACGATATACCTATCAGATGAAAGAAGCCTTGAAAGATTTCACTCATTTCGGTATGGATGGCGGATTGGGTTTTGAGCAAGAACATGAGGTGTTGGATAGGGAAGAATTCCGTTTGACGCCTTTGTTGAGAGATTTGCATGGAAAGGCAGTACGTCAACTGGGGAGTTCCGGTGGTGGCAATCATTTTGTGGAGTTCGGCGAGATCGCTCTGCAAGAAAATAACGTGTTGAATCTTCCAGAAGGAAATTATCTGGCATTGTTGTCACATTCCGGTTCACGAGGATTGGGAGCTGCCATTGCCAAACATTACAGCCTGTTGGCACGTGAAGTGTGCAGGCTTCCCCGTGAAGCACAGCATTTTGCCTGGCTGGATTTAAACACTGAAGCGGGGCAGGAGTATTGGATGAGTATGGATCTGGCAGGTGATTATGCCCGTGCCTGTCATGAGCGAATTCATTTGAATTTGGCGAAAGCATTAGGGTTGAAGCCGCTCGCTAATGTCAACAACCATCATAACTTCGCTTGGAGAGAGGAAATAGCACCGGGGCGTATGGCAATCGTGCATCGCAAAGGAGCTACTCCGGCACAGAAAGGACAAGCGGGATTGATTCCCGGTAGCATGGCTACTGCAGGTTATCTGGTTTGTGGCAAAGGGATGGAAGCTGCTTTAAATTCGGCTTCTCATGGAGCCGGCAGGGCGATGTCCCGCCAGAAGGCAAAAGATAGTTTTACGCAATCGGCTTTGAAGAAACTACTGTCGCAGGCGGGAGTGACTTTGATTGGTGGGAGCGTGGAAGAAATGCCACTGGCATATAAAGATATTGACAGAGTGATGTATACACAGGAAACGCTGGTGGAAGTGCAGGGTAAATTTATGCCTCGCATCGTTCGAATGAATAAGGAGTGA
- the trxA gene encoding thioredoxin: MKLMKGLLSAFAVILATTACAGNSGENKKSNESTKEDNKMEVVALNKADFLKKVYNYEASPNDWKFEGSRPAIVDFYATWCGPCKVMHPILEELSKEYSGKVDIYQIDVDKEQDLAAAFGIRSIPTLLMIPMKEEPRIMQGAMPKDQLKKAIDEFLLKQNNEAKQ; this comes from the coding sequence ATGAAACTAATGAAAGGTTTATTGAGTGCTTTTGCCGTTATATTGGCAACCACAGCTTGTGCAGGCAACAGCGGAGAAAATAAAAAGAGTAATGAATCAACAAAGGAGGACAATAAAATGGAAGTAGTAGCATTAAATAAAGCCGATTTTTTAAAGAAAGTATATAATTATGAAGCCAGTCCGAACGATTGGAAATTTGAGGGCAGCCGTCCTGCTATCGTAGATTTCTATGCTACCTGGTGCGGTCCATGTAAGGTGATGCATCCGATTCTGGAAGAACTGAGCAAAGAATATAGCGGTAAAGTAGATATCTACCAGATTGATGTGGACAAAGAACAAGATCTGGCAGCGGCATTCGGTATCCGCAGCATCCCTACCCTATTGATGATTCCGATGAAAGAGGAACCTAGAATCATGCAGGGAGCTATGCCCAAAGACCAGCTTAAAAAAGCAATTGATGAATTTCTTCTGAAACAGAATAACGAAGCAAAGCAATAG
- a CDS encoding metallophosphoesterase, with the protein MSTRFLRLFLSTLVLVLISSGIQAGTYHSGDKKKEKKEKLSGDGPYILYQADGSTRVINVNKKGRITDKTYATLPKDFSFRVTDHEGRYPFDVKLHPLKRPEWQYTRPEKVFVMSDPHGRLDCVISLLQGNGVINDNYQWNFGSNHLVIIGDIFDRGKDVLQIFWLFYKLEDEAAKTGGHVSFLLGNHEALVLSNDLRYTKDKYKLLAEKLGVEYPSLFGTNTELGRWLATRNTMQIIGTDLYVHAGLGKLFYDKDLNIPTVNEEMSRALFMSKKERKALSPLTDFLYGNDGPIWYRGLVREDPKYKPLVQDSLQMMLDRYMVKHILVGHTIFKDISTFYNGKVIAVNVDNKENRKKKRGRAVLIDNGVYYVVGDDGVQRKL; encoded by the coding sequence ATGAGCACTCGTTTTTTGAGATTATTTCTTTCTACTCTTGTTCTCGTTTTAATAAGTTCCGGCATTCAGGCCGGAACTTATCATTCAGGAGATAAGAAGAAAGAGAAAAAAGAGAAATTGTCTGGTGACGGACCCTATATACTCTATCAGGCAGACGGTAGTACACGGGTTATTAATGTCAATAAGAAAGGACGGATTACAGACAAGACTTATGCGACATTACCTAAAGATTTCAGTTTCCGTGTGACGGATCATGAGGGACGGTATCCATTTGATGTAAAACTCCATCCATTGAAAAGACCGGAGTGGCAATATACCCGTCCGGAAAAAGTTTTTGTGATGTCCGATCCTCATGGGCGGCTGGATTGTGTGATTAGCCTGTTGCAAGGAAACGGAGTGATTAATGATAACTATCAGTGGAATTTCGGTAGTAATCATTTGGTGATTATCGGAGATATTTTCGACCGTGGCAAGGATGTACTGCAGATCTTCTGGCTGTTCTATAAATTAGAAGACGAAGCGGCTAAAACGGGCGGTCATGTCTCTTTCCTTTTGGGAAACCATGAGGCTCTGGTGTTGTCCAACGATCTTCGCTATACAAAAGATAAATATAAATTGCTGGCAGAAAAACTGGGAGTGGAATATCCCTCATTATTCGGCACAAATACCGAATTGGGCCGTTGGCTTGCAACACGTAATACAATGCAAATCATTGGAACCGATTTATATGTACATGCCGGATTAGGAAAATTATTCTATGATAAGGACTTGAATATCCCCACTGTGAACGAGGAAATGAGCCGGGCACTTTTCATGAGCAAAAAAGAGCGTAAGGCGCTTTCTCCACTGACTGATTTTCTGTATGGTAATGACGGTCCGATCTGGTATCGCGGCCTGGTGAGAGAAGATCCCAAGTATAAACCGTTGGTACAGGACTCTTTACAAATGATGTTGGATCGTTATATGGTAAAACATATCCTTGTGGGGCACACTATCTTCAAGGATATTTCAACCTTTTATAATGGTAAAGTCATCGCTGTCAATGTTGACAATAAGGAGAATCGGAAGAAAAAGCGTGGACGGGCTGTATTGATAGACAATGGAGTTTATTACGTCGTTGGTGACGACGGGGTTCAGAGAAAACTATAA
- a CDS encoding metallophosphoesterase, whose translation MKKIYSIYFLLGLFITAFYSCGEDLTPVGPDIAEITHFRNDGPYLFYENGKLKILEVTKENTLNIREESGLPAGLKLDVYSDDNQLLFQVPINKIENFERPAWEDRTEYAKTFAVSDLHGRFDLFAAILKTGEVINDKYEWIYGSNHLVIDGDIFDRGADVLPILWLIYKLEFEAKTVGGRVTTILGDHEEMIMRDNLKYTYAKYNTLSQRAMNMTYGKMWGLTNVMGNWLRSKNTIQIVGENLYVHAGLSKAFMEREETIPEINELVSKSIYLSKEERKKQYPDIADFLYSDSYNGPLWYRGMVKTGSDYSPIKEADVDKLLAEYDVKRIIIGHTENSRVKYTYNKKVYDICVNHPKAFEKETRAVVIEGDDIKAINDEGELVTIKK comes from the coding sequence ATGAAAAAGATATATAGCATCTATTTCCTTTTGGGTTTGTTCATCACGGCCTTTTATTCGTGCGGGGAAGATCTGACTCCCGTGGGACCGGATATAGCTGAAATCACTCATTTCCGTAATGATGGTCCTTACCTTTTCTATGAAAACGGTAAACTTAAAATTCTGGAAGTGACTAAAGAGAATACATTGAACATTCGTGAAGAATCCGGATTACCAGCCGGATTGAAGCTGGATGTGTATTCGGATGATAATCAACTCCTTTTTCAGGTACCCATTAATAAGATTGAGAATTTTGAACGTCCGGCATGGGAAGACCGTACCGAGTATGCTAAAACATTTGCCGTATCCGACCTTCACGGGCGTTTCGACTTGTTTGCTGCTATTCTGAAAACAGGGGAAGTGATTAATGATAAATATGAATGGATATATGGCAGTAACCATTTGGTGATTGATGGTGATATTTTCGATCGTGGAGCAGACGTACTTCCTATTTTATGGCTCATATACAAATTGGAATTTGAGGCGAAAACTGTTGGCGGCAGAGTGACAACCATCTTGGGGGATCACGAAGAAATGATAATGCGTGATAATCTGAAATATACGTATGCCAAGTACAACACTCTTTCGCAAAGAGCGATGAACATGACCTATGGAAAGATGTGGGGACTGACGAATGTGATGGGTAACTGGCTGCGTTCTAAAAACACCATTCAGATTGTAGGTGAAAACCTTTATGTTCATGCAGGATTGAGTAAGGCGTTTATGGAACGCGAAGAGACGATTCCCGAAATCAATGAACTGGTGAGCAAGAGCATTTACCTTTCAAAAGAGGAACGGAAAAAACAATATCCGGATATTGCCGATTTCCTTTATAGCGATAGTTATAACGGTCCGTTGTGGTATCGTGGAATGGTTAAGACTGGCAGTGATTACAGTCCGATAAAAGAAGCGGATGTAGATAAACTTCTGGCTGAATATGATGTCAAACGTATTATTATCGGTCATACGGAAAATAGTCGTGTGAAGTATACCTATAATAAAAAGGTATATGATATTTGTGTTAATCATCCCAAGGCTTTTGAAAAAGAGACTCGTGCTGTGGTTATTGAAGGAGATGATATTAAAGCCATCAATGACGAAGGAGAATTAGTAACGATTAAAAAATAA
- a CDS encoding RagB/SusD family nutrient uptake outer membrane protein yields MKKIKYIALGVFATLLSSCGNDWLDLQSSTAIETDGSLTELRDFEFVLNGAYSSMQSSSYYGADMFCYGDLRGDDMKSYKSSSTNVSFYTFKYNKTNGPSGFWGMYYGIGKNLNILFRDIEKIKLVPDREITTPKLEKLTEQEYYNDLKGEALAIRALLLFDMTRIYGYPYLKDNGASLAVPIIDKVVEDKNIKPSRNTTAQCYKAITDDLTDAVKLLRPVKKEGKINKWGAMTLLSRVYLYMGNDKEAYDVAAEAIKGAEKQGYKLWTNDEYAKIWATPFNSELLFEIVNLTTDSPGKSSIGYLSTKYNLIATEKYWKDYMKDNSDDVRSQMVSTASSSKPYCLKYPAQGSKSYEDANIPVFRLSELYLNAAEAAIKRNDISNTRKYLKPIYARTDKDLDAVADEDINLDLVLEQRRIEFWGEGQRFFDLLRNNKKVIREDYLSEVPNEAVEFDWSYYKIVLPVPNHEMEYNENMVQNPEYELH; encoded by the coding sequence ATGAAAAAGATAAAATATATAGCTTTAGGTGTCTTTGCAACCTTATTGAGTAGTTGCGGAAATGACTGGTTGGATTTGCAATCTTCCACAGCTATAGAAACCGATGGTTCATTGACCGAATTAAGAGATTTTGAATTTGTGCTGAACGGTGCATACAGCAGTATGCAGTCATCCAGTTATTATGGAGCAGATATGTTCTGTTATGGTGATTTGAGGGGAGATGACATGAAATCTTATAAGTCTTCCAGCACCAATGTCAGTTTCTATACATTCAAGTACAATAAGACGAATGGACCTAGTGGTTTCTGGGGGATGTACTACGGTATTGGTAAGAACCTGAACATTTTATTCCGGGATATTGAAAAGATAAAGCTTGTTCCCGATCGGGAAATTACAACCCCGAAACTGGAGAAGCTGACAGAGCAGGAGTATTATAATGACTTGAAAGGAGAGGCTTTGGCAATACGTGCCTTGTTGCTGTTCGATATGACACGTATTTACGGGTATCCTTATCTGAAAGATAACGGGGCATCACTGGCTGTGCCCATTATTGATAAAGTGGTAGAAGATAAGAATATCAAACCTTCCCGCAATACGACCGCCCAATGTTATAAGGCCATCACAGACGACCTGACAGATGCGGTGAAGCTGCTTCGTCCGGTAAAGAAAGAGGGTAAGATCAATAAATGGGGGGCAATGACATTATTAAGCCGGGTTTATCTCTATATGGGGAATGACAAAGAGGCATACGATGTGGCTGCCGAAGCTATTAAAGGTGCGGAAAAACAAGGCTATAAGTTGTGGACCAATGATGAATATGCCAAGATATGGGCTACTCCGTTCAATAGTGAACTGTTGTTCGAAATTGTGAATCTGACAACTGATAGTCCGGGAAAATCATCCATCGGTTATCTTAGCACCAAATATAATCTGATAGCTACCGAAAAGTATTGGAAAGACTACATGAAAGACAATTCCGATGATGTTCGTAGTCAGATGGTGTCTACGGCAAGTAGCAGTAAACCTTATTGCTTGAAATATCCGGCACAAGGTTCTAAATCGTATGAAGATGCCAATATCCCGGTTTTCCGTCTGTCGGAACTCTATCTGAATGCAGCTGAAGCTGCGATTAAGAGGAATGATATATCTAATACGCGCAAGTATCTGAAACCTATTTATGCACGTACGGATAAGGATCTGGATGCCGTGGCAGATGAAGATATAAACCTGGATCTGGTGCTTGAACAGCGTCGCATTGAATTCTGGGGAGAGGGACAGCGTTTCTTTGATTTACTTAGAAATAACAAGAAAGTGATACGTGAAGACTATTTGAGCGAAGTTCCCAATGAAGCGGTAGAGTTTGATTGGAGTTATTATAAAATCGTTCTTCCTGTTCCTAACCACGAAATGGAGTACAATGAGAATATGGTTCAGAATCCGGAATATGAATTGCATTAA